A portion of the Streptomyces sp. NBC_01335 genome contains these proteins:
- a CDS encoding M4 family metallopeptidase, whose protein sequence is MISRSNDGSGIHPVFCTIVPPHLLDQLAQSDDPAVAGPARRTLDTDGTRRTLRHAASLAATAPAPATAGAVPSKPRRTLYDCRHHTVLPGRKVRGEGDEPTGDASVNRAYAGFGATFDLLLSAYGRSSLDGKGMRLIGSVHYDRDYNNAFFDGQQMVFGDGDNEVFLDFTLSIDVIAHELAHGLTQHTANLVYEGQPGALNESVSDVFGSLVKQYSLGQSAEQADWLIGAGLLAPRVTGEGLRSLKAPGTAYDDDVLGKDPQPASMEDYIETDDDNGGVHLNSGIPNRAFYLAASALGGNAWERAGQIWYDVLTGGELTATADFADFARLTVAAARDRFGDGDEREAVIKGWSEVGVPTT, encoded by the coding sequence ATGATCTCTCGATCCAACGACGGTTCCGGTATCCACCCCGTCTTCTGCACCATCGTTCCGCCGCACCTCCTCGACCAGCTGGCGCAGTCCGACGACCCCGCGGTCGCCGGACCCGCCCGGCGCACGCTCGACACGGACGGCACGCGCCGCACCCTGCGCCACGCGGCTTCGCTGGCCGCCACCGCCCCGGCGCCGGCCACCGCGGGCGCCGTCCCCAGCAAGCCCCGCCGCACCCTCTACGACTGCCGCCACCACACGGTGCTGCCCGGACGCAAGGTCCGCGGTGAGGGCGACGAGCCCACCGGCGACGCCAGCGTCAACCGCGCGTACGCCGGCTTCGGCGCCACCTTCGACCTGCTGCTCTCCGCCTACGGCCGCAGCTCGCTCGACGGGAAGGGCATGCGGCTCATCGGCTCGGTCCACTACGACCGCGACTACAACAACGCCTTCTTCGACGGCCAGCAGATGGTCTTCGGCGACGGTGACAACGAGGTCTTCCTCGACTTCACCCTCTCCATCGACGTGATCGCCCACGAACTGGCGCACGGACTCACCCAGCACACCGCCAACCTCGTCTACGAGGGCCAGCCCGGCGCGCTCAACGAGTCCGTGTCGGACGTCTTCGGCTCCCTGGTCAAGCAGTACTCCCTGGGGCAGAGCGCCGAGCAGGCCGACTGGCTGATCGGCGCGGGGCTGCTCGCCCCCCGGGTCACCGGCGAGGGGCTGCGTTCGCTGAAGGCGCCGGGCACCGCGTACGACGACGACGTGCTCGGCAAGGACCCGCAGCCGGCCTCGATGGAGGACTACATCGAGACCGACGACGACAACGGCGGCGTCCACCTCAACTCCGGCATCCCCAACCGCGCCTTCTACCTCGCCGCTTCCGCCCTCGGCGGGAACGCCTGGGAGCGGGCCGGCCAGATCTGGTACGACGTGCTGACCGGCGGCGAGCTGACCGCGACGGCGGACTTCGCGGACTTCGCCCGGCTCACCGTGGCGGCGGCCCGCGACCGCTTCGGCGACGGGGACGAGCGCGAGGCCGTGATCAAGGGGTGGTCGGAAGTGGGCGTGCCGACCACGTGA
- a CDS encoding TerB family tellurite resistance protein translates to MRSTRGQRALRTGLYGLRTAWDVVGDGEFFCQDCGGDRNYRRLTGRRRLTVLGVPLLRRGETGPVVECADCGAHVGTEALEHPTTTRFSTMLREAVHTVALAVLASGGTPRTALETAAHTVREAGLDDCSQEQLLTVVEVLTADIGHDDGVGAAGACGAALAIELHEVLTPLAHHLVPAGRESVLLQGARIALADGPYGAAEREVLTTVGRALRICPEDTARLLTEAARMPS, encoded by the coding sequence GTGCGGTCAACCAGAGGACAACGCGCCCTGAGAACAGGTCTCTACGGCCTCCGCACCGCATGGGACGTCGTCGGCGACGGCGAATTCTTCTGCCAGGACTGCGGCGGGGACCGCAACTACCGCCGCCTCACCGGCCGTCGCAGGCTCACCGTGCTCGGAGTGCCACTGCTGCGGCGCGGCGAGACGGGCCCCGTCGTGGAGTGCGCGGACTGCGGCGCCCACGTCGGCACCGAGGCGCTGGAACACCCCACCACCACCCGGTTCTCCACCATGCTCCGGGAGGCCGTGCATACGGTCGCGCTGGCCGTCCTGGCCTCGGGCGGCACCCCGCGCACCGCTCTGGAGACCGCCGCGCACACCGTCCGCGAGGCCGGGCTCGACGACTGCTCGCAGGAGCAGCTCCTCACCGTCGTGGAGGTGCTGACCGCCGACATCGGCCACGACGACGGCGTCGGCGCCGCCGGGGCGTGCGGCGCGGCGCTCGCCATCGAGCTGCACGAGGTGCTCACCCCGCTCGCCCACCACCTGGTCCCGGCGGGCCGCGAGTCGGTGCTGCTCCAGGGCGCCCGGATCGCGCTGGCCGACGGCCCGTACGGCGCCGCCGAGCGCGAGGTGCTGACCACCGTGGGCCGCGCCCTGCGGATCTGCCCCGAGGACACCGCCCGCCTGCTCACGGAAGCGGCCCGCATGCCCTCCTGA
- the leuA gene encoding 2-isopropylmalate synthase yields MTTVNISGNSVGRPTPITNATQLQKTSGMPIHKYGRYEAVEIPDRTWPDKRITVAPRWLSTDLRDGNQALIDPMSPARKREMFDLLVKMGYKEIEVGFPASGETDFAFVRSIIEEGAIPEDVTISVLTQSREELIERTIESLRGAHRATVHLYNATAPTFRRVVFRGTKEQVKQIAVDGTRLVMEYAEKILGGDTIFGYQYSPEIFTDTELDFALEVCEAVCDVWQPEEGREIILNLPATVERSTPSTHADRFEWMSRNLSRREFVCLSVHPHNDRGTAVAAAELALMAGADRVEGCLFGQGERTGNVDLVTLGMNLFSQGVDPQIDFSQIDEIRRTSEYCNQMEVHPRHPYAGDLVYTSFSGSHQDAIKKGFDAMEADAAAQGKTVDDIEWAVPYLPIDPKDVGRSYEAVIRVNSQSGKGGIAYVLKNDHKLDLPRRMQIEFSRIIQAKTDAEGGEVTPAQIWSAFEDEYLPNTGDAEARWGRVQIRSGQTTTEQDGRDTLTVEATVDGADTVLTGTGNGPISAFFEALAGIGIDARLLDYTEHTMSEGASSQAASYIECAIDGKVLWGIGIDANTTRASLKAVVSAVNRAGR; encoded by the coding sequence ATGACCACCGTGAACATTTCCGGTAATTCTGTCGGCCGTCCCACGCCGATCACCAACGCGACGCAGCTCCAGAAGACCTCCGGAATGCCGATCCACAAGTACGGCCGGTACGAAGCGGTGGAGATCCCCGACCGCACCTGGCCGGACAAGCGGATCACGGTGGCGCCCCGCTGGCTCTCCACGGACCTGCGCGACGGCAACCAGGCCCTGATCGACCCGATGTCCCCGGCCCGCAAGCGCGAGATGTTCGACCTGCTCGTGAAGATGGGCTACAAGGAGATCGAGGTCGGCTTCCCGGCCTCCGGCGAGACCGACTTCGCGTTCGTACGCTCCATCATCGAAGAGGGCGCGATCCCCGAGGACGTGACGATCTCCGTCCTGACCCAGTCCCGCGAGGAACTGATCGAGCGGACCATCGAGTCGCTGCGCGGCGCGCACCGGGCCACCGTCCACCTGTACAACGCCACCGCCCCCACCTTCCGCCGCGTGGTCTTCCGCGGGACGAAGGAGCAGGTCAAGCAGATCGCGGTGGACGGCACCCGGCTGGTCATGGAGTACGCCGAGAAGATCCTGGGCGGCGACACGATCTTCGGCTACCAGTACAGCCCCGAGATCTTCACCGACACCGAGCTGGACTTCGCCCTGGAGGTCTGCGAGGCCGTCTGCGACGTGTGGCAGCCGGAGGAGGGCCGCGAGATCATCCTCAACCTGCCCGCCACCGTGGAGCGTTCGACGCCGTCCACGCACGCGGACCGGTTCGAGTGGATGTCGCGCAACCTGTCCCGCCGTGAGTTCGTCTGCCTGTCCGTCCACCCCCACAACGACCGCGGCACGGCCGTCGCCGCCGCCGAGCTGGCGCTGATGGCCGGCGCCGACCGCGTCGAGGGCTGCCTGTTCGGCCAGGGCGAGCGCACCGGCAACGTCGACCTGGTCACCCTGGGCATGAACCTCTTCTCCCAGGGCGTCGACCCGCAGATCGACTTCTCGCAGATCGACGAGATCCGCCGCACCAGCGAGTACTGCAACCAGATGGAGGTCCACCCGCGCCACCCCTACGCGGGCGACCTCGTGTACACCTCCTTCTCCGGCTCCCACCAGGACGCCATCAAGAAGGGCTTCGACGCCATGGAGGCCGACGCGGCCGCCCAGGGCAAGACCGTCGACGACATCGAGTGGGCCGTCCCGTACCTGCCGATCGACCCGAAGGACGTCGGCCGCTCCTACGAGGCCGTGATCCGCGTCAACTCGCAGTCCGGCAAGGGCGGTATCGCGTACGTCCTGAAGAACGACCACAAGCTGGACCTGCCGCGCCGTATGCAGATCGAGTTCTCCCGGATCATCCAGGCCAAGACCGACGCCGAGGGCGGCGAGGTCACCCCGGCGCAGATCTGGTCCGCCTTCGAGGACGAGTACCTGCCCAACACCGGTGACGCCGAAGCCCGTTGGGGCCGTGTCCAGATCCGTTCGGGCCAGACCACCACCGAGCAGGACGGCCGGGACACCCTGACCGTCGAGGCGACCGTGGACGGCGCGGACACCGTGCTGACCGGTACGGGCAACGGCCCGATCTCCGCCTTCTTCGAGGCGCTGGCGGGCATCGGCATCGACGCGCGCCTGCTGGACTACACCGAGCACACCATGAGCGAGGGCGCCAGCTCGCAGGCCGCCTCCTACATCGAGTGCGCGATCGACGGCAAGGTCCTGTGGGGCATCGGCATCGACGCCAACACCACCCGGGCCTCGCTCAAGGCGGTCGTCTCCGCCGTCAACCGCGCGGGCCGCTGA
- a CDS encoding YnfA family protein yields the protein MFVARSAALFVVAALFEIGGAWLVWQGIREHRGWAWIGAGVIALGVYGAVATLQSDDNFGRILAAYGGVFVAGSIAWGMVADGYRPDRWDITGALICLAGMAVIMYAPRGH from the coding sequence ATGTTCGTCGCCCGCTCCGCCGCCCTCTTCGTCGTCGCCGCCCTCTTCGAGATCGGGGGTGCCTGGCTGGTCTGGCAGGGCATCCGCGAGCACCGGGGCTGGGCCTGGATCGGTGCGGGGGTGATCGCCCTCGGGGTGTACGGGGCGGTGGCGACGCTCCAGAGCGACGACAACTTCGGCCGTATCCTCGCCGCTTACGGCGGGGTCTTCGTGGCCGGCTCGATCGCCTGGGGCATGGTCGCGGACGGCTACCGCCCGGACCGCTGGGACATCACGGGCGCGCTGATCTGCCTCGCCGGCATGGCCGTGATCATGTACGCGCCCCGGGGGCACTGA
- a CDS encoding protealysin inhibitor emfourin encodes MRIRVSRTGGFAGLSRRGEIDTAGREDAADWESLARSALAEGAGSPPAGVPDGFRYTITVDGRSVHCADPDLTEDQRTLVSRVLREGA; translated from the coding sequence ATGCGCATTCGAGTGAGCAGGACCGGCGGGTTCGCCGGCCTCTCCCGCCGGGGTGAGATCGACACGGCAGGGCGGGAGGACGCCGCCGACTGGGAGTCCCTGGCCCGTTCCGCGCTCGCGGAGGGGGCCGGGTCCCCGCCGGCGGGGGTGCCGGACGGCTTCCGGTACACGATCACCGTCGACGGGCGGTCCGTGCACTGCGCGGACCCGGACCTGACCGAAGACCAGCGCACGCTGGTCTCACGCGTCCTCCGCGAGGGGGCGTGA
- the recO gene encoding DNA repair protein RecO, which yields MSLFRDDGVVLRTQKLGEADRIITLLTRGHGRVRAVARGVRRTKSKFGARLEPFSHVDVQFFARGSELIGRGLPLCTQSETIAPYGGRIVTDYARYTAGTAMLETAERFTDHEGEPAVQQYLLLVGGLRTLARGEHAPHLILDAFLLRSLAVNGYAPSFEDCARCGMPGPNRFFSIAAGGAVCTDCRVPGSVVPSAEALTLLSALLSGDWATADACEARHAREGSGLVSAYLHWHLERGLRSLRYVEQ from the coding sequence ATGAGCTTGTTCCGGGACGACGGCGTCGTACTGCGTACGCAGAAACTGGGCGAGGCCGACCGGATCATCACCCTGCTGACCCGCGGCCACGGGCGGGTGCGTGCCGTCGCCCGGGGGGTGCGCCGCACCAAGTCCAAGTTCGGCGCCCGCCTCGAACCCTTCTCCCACGTGGACGTGCAGTTCTTCGCGCGCGGCAGCGAGCTGATCGGCCGCGGGCTGCCGCTCTGCACCCAGAGCGAGACCATCGCCCCGTACGGCGGCCGGATCGTCACCGACTACGCCCGCTACACCGCCGGCACCGCGATGCTGGAGACCGCCGAACGCTTCACCGACCACGAGGGCGAACCCGCCGTCCAGCAGTACCTCCTCCTCGTCGGCGGACTGCGCACCCTGGCCCGGGGCGAGCACGCGCCCCACCTCATCCTCGACGCGTTCCTGCTGCGCTCCCTCGCCGTCAACGGCTACGCCCCCAGCTTCGAGGACTGCGCTCGGTGCGGAATGCCCGGTCCGAACCGTTTCTTCTCCATCGCGGCCGGCGGAGCCGTCTGCACCGACTGCCGGGTGCCCGGCAGCGTCGTACCCTCGGCGGAGGCCCTGACCCTGCTGAGCGCGCTGCTCAGCGGCGACTGGGCGACGGCGGACGCGTGCGAGGCGCGGCATGCCAGGGAGGGGAGCGGACTGGTGTCCGCCTATCTGCACTGGCATCTGGAGCGCGGTCTGCGCTCGCTGCGGTACGTGGAACAGTGA
- the era gene encoding GTPase Era, translating to MGAMSARPNPEAAARQATDTAPHRAGFACFVGRPNAGKSTLTNALVGQKVAITSNRPQTTRHTVRGIVHRDDAQLILVDTPGLHKPRTLLGERLNDVVRTTWAEVDVIGFCLPADQKLGPGDKFIIKELAAIKKTPKIAVITKTDLVDSRALAEQLLAVSQLGQELGFEWAEIVPVSAVKDEQVGLLADLIAPLLPVSPPLYPEGDLTDEPEQVMVAELIREAALEGVRDELPHSIAVVVEEMLPRENRPADRPLLDIHANVYIERPSQKGIIIGPKGQRLKDVGTKSRKQIEALLGTPVFLDLHVKVAKDWQRDPKQLRKLGF from the coding sequence ATGGGCGCCATGAGCGCTCGACCGAACCCCGAAGCCGCTGCGCGGCAGGCCACGGACACCGCCCCCCACCGGGCCGGTTTCGCCTGCTTCGTGGGCCGCCCCAACGCGGGCAAGTCCACCCTCACGAACGCTCTGGTCGGGCAGAAGGTGGCGATCACGTCCAACCGCCCCCAGACCACCCGGCACACCGTGCGCGGCATCGTGCACCGTGACGACGCGCAGTTGATCCTGGTCGACACCCCGGGACTCCACAAGCCGCGCACCCTGCTCGGCGAGCGGCTGAACGACGTCGTGCGGACCACCTGGGCCGAGGTCGACGTCATCGGCTTCTGCCTGCCCGCCGACCAGAAGCTCGGCCCCGGCGACAAGTTCATCATCAAGGAACTCGCCGCCATCAAGAAGACCCCGAAGATCGCGGTCATCACCAAGACGGACCTGGTCGACTCCCGGGCGCTCGCCGAACAGCTGCTGGCCGTCTCCCAGCTGGGCCAGGAGCTCGGCTTCGAATGGGCCGAGATCGTGCCGGTCTCGGCGGTCAAGGACGAGCAGGTCGGGCTGCTCGCCGACCTGATCGCCCCGCTGCTGCCGGTGAGCCCGCCGCTCTACCCGGAGGGCGACCTCACCGACGAGCCCGAGCAGGTCATGGTCGCGGAGCTGATCCGCGAGGCCGCGCTCGAAGGCGTACGCGACGAGCTGCCGCACTCCATCGCGGTCGTCGTCGAGGAGATGCTGCCCCGCGAGAACCGCCCCGCGGACAGGCCGCTGCTGGACATCCACGCCAACGTCTACATCGAGCGCCCCAGCCAGAAGGGCATCATCATCGGCCCCAAGGGGCAGCGGCTGAAGGACGTCGGGACCAAGTCCCGCAAGCAGATCGAGGCGCTGCTCGGCACCCCGGTCTTCCTCGACCTGCACGTCAAGGTCGCCAAGGACTGGCAGCGCGACCCGAAGCAGCTGCGCAAGCTCGGTTTCTGA
- a CDS encoding cytidine deaminase, translated as MTDSTDLGAEDRKIVTLARSARARNGVPEGAAVRDETGRTYVAGTVALESLRLTALQTAVAMAVASGATSLEAAAVVSDAEAPSDADRAAVRDLGGADTPVFLAGPDGNVRVRVTAG; from the coding sequence ATGACAGACAGCACCGACCTCGGGGCCGAGGACCGCAAGATCGTCACCCTGGCGCGCAGCGCCCGCGCCCGCAACGGAGTGCCGGAGGGCGCGGCCGTACGCGACGAGACGGGACGTACGTACGTGGCGGGCACGGTGGCCCTGGAGTCGCTGCGGCTCACCGCCCTGCAGACGGCCGTGGCGATGGCCGTGGCCAGCGGTGCCACCTCGCTCGAAGCCGCCGCGGTGGTCTCGGACGCCGAGGCCCCCTCCGACGCGGACCGGGCGGCGGTGCGCGACCTCGGCGGGGCGGACACCCCGGTGTTCCTGGCGGGCCCGGACGGGAACGTGCGGGTGCGGGTCACCGCGGGGTGA
- a CDS encoding Fur family transcriptional regulator: MARHLYGRHEEAAVTAPISGTNAAPVRGRSTRQRAAVAAALDEVDEFRSAQELHDVLKHRGDSVGLTTVYRTLQSLADAGEVDVLRTTEGESVYRRCSTGDHHHHLVCRVCGKAVEVEGPAVEQWAETIASQHGYVNVAHTVEIFGTCAECADCAAEKH; encoded by the coding sequence ATGGCCCGACATCTGTACGGGCGACATGAGGAGGCAGCTGTGACGGCGCCGATCAGTGGCACGAACGCGGCTCCGGTACGGGGGCGGTCCACCCGCCAGCGGGCGGCGGTCGCGGCGGCGCTCGACGAGGTCGACGAGTTCCGCAGCGCCCAGGAGCTGCACGACGTCCTCAAGCACCGGGGCGACTCGGTGGGGCTGACCACCGTCTACCGCACCCTCCAGTCCCTCGCCGACGCGGGCGAGGTGGACGTGCTGCGCACCACCGAGGGCGAGTCGGTCTACCGCCGCTGCTCGACCGGTGATCACCACCACCACCTGGTCTGCCGGGTCTGCGGCAAGGCCGTGGAGGTGGAGGGCCCGGCCGTGGAGCAGTGGGCCGAGACGATCGCCTCCCAGCACGGCTACGTCAACGTGGCGCACACCGTGGAGATCTTCGGGACCTGCGCGGAGTGCGCGGACTGCGCGGCCGAGAAGCACTGA
- a CDS encoding isoprenyl transferase produces MAVRGILGGRNRRTYKTPEPHPSGATPPKIPAELVPQHVAVVMDGNGRWAKERGLPRTEGHKVGESVVMDVLKGCIEMGVKNLSLYAFSTENWKRSPEEVKFLMNFNRDVIRRRRDEMDELGIRIRWVGRMPKLWKSVVQELQVAQEQTKDNDKMTLYFCVNYGGRAEIADAAQRIAQDVAAGKLDPSKVNEKTFAKYIYYPDMPDVDLFVRPSGEQRTSNYLIWQSAYAEMVFQDVLWPDFDRRDLWRACLEYAQRDRRFGGAQEAAPAVEPASGA; encoded by the coding sequence ATGGCAGTACGCGGGATCCTCGGCGGCCGTAACCGGCGCACGTACAAGACCCCCGAGCCGCACCCCTCCGGTGCGACGCCCCCGAAGATCCCCGCCGAGCTGGTGCCCCAGCACGTGGCCGTCGTGATGGACGGGAACGGCCGCTGGGCCAAGGAGCGCGGCCTGCCGCGCACCGAGGGCCACAAGGTCGGCGAGAGCGTCGTGATGGACGTCCTCAAGGGCTGCATCGAGATGGGCGTGAAGAACCTCTCGCTCTACGCCTTCTCCACCGAGAACTGGAAGCGGTCCCCGGAAGAGGTGAAGTTCCTGATGAACTTCAACCGGGACGTCATCCGCCGCCGCCGCGACGAGATGGACGAGCTCGGCATCCGCATCCGCTGGGTCGGCCGGATGCCCAAGCTGTGGAAGTCCGTCGTCCAGGAGCTCCAGGTCGCCCAGGAGCAGACCAAGGACAACGACAAGATGACGCTGTACTTCTGCGTCAACTACGGCGGCCGGGCCGAGATCGCCGACGCCGCGCAGCGCATCGCCCAGGACGTCGCCGCGGGGAAGCTCGACCCGTCGAAGGTCAACGAGAAGACGTTCGCGAAGTACATCTACTACCCGGACATGCCGGACGTGGACCTCTTCGTGCGCCCCAGCGGCGAGCAGCGCACCTCCAACTACCTGATCTGGCAGAGCGCGTACGCCGAGATGGTCTTCCAGGACGTGCTGTGGCCCGACTTCGACCGCCGCGACCTGTGGCGCGCCTGCCTGGAGTACGCCCAGCGCGACCGCCGCTTCGGCGGTGCGCAGGAGGCCGCCCCGGCCGTGGAGCCCGCTTCCGGGGCGTGA